One Fusarium musae strain F31 chromosome 6, whole genome shotgun sequence DNA segment encodes these proteins:
- a CDS encoding hypothetical protein (EggNog:ENOG41), translating to MEEFEGITDQLKALFAQHFQVVATHSQRQDQWYKRSYQSFAAEHGNREPLILVPRESREEWVPPVRRFAKTLAAKVIAAGEAQTSQPRDVASDTKLFSDKVLDAIHTVPLSRAVRGKDQLRPVAMQITRWTSTNSYVFSGTERTTGIKGLIACGEVDVLLRLATLPQTHPPKERDIDPSRWRHLNRDWQEVIDAILSIMWFLGAIDSFSEDFVSEDGYKYWVLVAFNSYLSRFQPYIQAHDDKILKTTEVIQKEIYQCIEALVAAQVFSLEAGFDPIQWEDRIMDGFLYILGFEAWNRSREGAGYLNCDLNVTKTAKSLRSVSHGEEGGDVEEAAQSKRVTPKYKDPLKLREPKKEMVSESSEGEQEEIEKLAALEAMENEYGRKRSAKYLPKHKH from the coding sequence ATGGAGGAATTCGAAGGTATCACTGACCAGCTAAAGGCTCTCTTTGCGCAGCATTTCCAAGTCGTCGCAACCCACTCTCAACGGCAAGACCAGTGGTACAAGAGGTCTTATCAGTCCTTCGCAGCAGAACATGGCAATCGTGAGCCACTTATTCTTGTGCCACGAGAATCCCGAGAAGAATGGGTTCCCCCCGTCCGCCGTTTCGCCAAAACGCTGGCTGCTAAAGTCATAGCCGCAGGCGAAGCTCAGACTTCTCAACCGAGAGATGTCGCCTCAGACACGAAGCTCTTCTCAGACAAAGTTCTCGATGCGATTCATACAGTACCTCTCAGTCGAGCTGTTAGAGGGAAAGATCAGCTGCGACCAGTTGCGATGCAGATTACGCGTTGGACATCAACAAACTCTTATGTATTCAGCGGCACCGAACGGACCACGGGCATCAAAGGGCTTATCGCATGTGGAGAAGTGGATGTACTGCTGCGATTGGCAACGCTGCCACAGACACATCCACCGAAAGAGCGTGATATAGATCCTTCGCGGTGGAGACACCTGAACAGAGACTGGCAGGAGGTTATCGATGCTATCCTCTCCATTATGTGGTTCCTCGGAGCTATAGATTCCTTCTCTGAAGACTTCGTCTCGGAAGATGGTTACAAGTACTGGGTACTCGTAGCATTCAACAGCTACCTTTCGCGCTTCCAACCATATATCCAGGCCCACGATGACAAGATACTAAAGACGACCGAGGTAATCCAGAAAGAGATATACCAGTGCATCGAGGCGTTGGTTGCGGCTCAAGTATTTTCATTAGAAGCTGGTTTCGATCCTATCCAGTGGGAAGACCGCATCATGGACGGCTTCCTCTACATACTGGGGTTTGAGGCTTGGAATAGAAGCAGAGAAGGAGCAGGCTATCTCAACTGTGATCTGAATGTCACCAAGACTGCAAAGTCTCTTCGCAGTGTCAGCCATGGGGAGGAGGGTGGCGATGTAGAAGAGGCTGCACAAAGCAAGAGGGTTACTCCAAAGTATAAGGACCCTCTCAAACTGAGGGAGccaaagaaggagatggtcTCTGAGTCAAGTGAAGGTGAGCAAGAGGAaattgagaagcttgctgc
- a CDS encoding hypothetical protein (EggNog:ENOG41) gives MSFGYGVGDVIAVLGLFERIAIELRNYKDAPMHFQQLRAELDLLRGTLKRALSLEPESVAERETLEQIRAIVIYCAQPLQSMADKMRSKESSLGHFKTTRSLRSVGTRLHWSMVGLDDVQELRKTVMSQMAALSVLLSVQQQWLKHV, from the exons ATGTCGTTCGGATACGGTGTTGGCGACGTTATCGCCGTGCTAGGCCTCTTCGAGCGTATTGCCATCGAGCTGCGAAATTATAAGGACGCCCCAATGCATTTCCAGCAACTCCGTGCCGAGCTAGATCTACTGCGGGGTACCCTGAAACGTGCCCTGTCCCTAGAGCCAGAGTCTGTTGCGGAGCGCGAAACTTTAGAGCAGATCAGAGCCATCGTCATCTACTGTGCTCAACCGTTACAGTCCATGGCTGACAAGATGagaagcaaagaaagcaGTCTAGGCCATTTCAAAACCACAAGGAGCCTAAGGAGCGTCGGTACAAGACTTCACTGGTCTATGGTCGGTCTAGATGATGTCCAGGAACTAAGAAAGACTGTCATGTCTCAGATGGCTGCTCTAAGTGTCCTGCTCAGTGTGCAGCAACA ATGGCTGAAGCATGTATAG
- a CDS encoding hypothetical protein (EggNog:ENOG41), with product MNYWVERCLDPNCNGTLVDQVLEFGSGRVCNVCSRSTKTEFVKTRVVDLYNEAPYSHDPVERFASLTGTKRNFGTELPPIDMDEKIETFRRVKFLHPMHPLSNGKGCYDPKLNPAVAHAFSGLAALSPVEGTHYENPVEDAREHLETSVKLGIVAQKIFNRPSF from the exons ATGAATTACTGGGTCGAGAGATGCCTGGATCCAAACTGTAACGGAACACTTGTCGATCAAGTTCTCGAGTTTGGAAGTGGACGGGTTTG TAATGTCTGTTCCCGAAGTACCAAGACAGAGTTTGTGAAAACACGTGTTGTCGACTTATACAACGAGGCCCCTTACTCGCACGACCCAGTTGAACGATTCGCAAGTCTTACTGGAACCAAGAGAAATTTTGGTACCGAGCTGCCACCAATAGACATGGATGAAAAGATAGAGACGTTTCGCAGGGTCAAGTTTCTTCACCCAATGCATCCATTATCAAATGGCAAGGGCTGCTATGACCCCAAGCTAAACCCTGCAGTCGCACACGCATTTTCGGGCCTTGCAGCCCTTTCACCTGTAGAAGGAACACATTACGAGAACCCAGTCGAAGATGCCAGGGAACATCTCGAGACTTCCGTCAAACTAGGTATAGTGGCCCAGAAGATCTTTAATCGACCTAGCTTCTAA